One window of Mesoplodon densirostris isolate mMesDen1 chromosome 15, mMesDen1 primary haplotype, whole genome shotgun sequence genomic DNA carries:
- the CFAP73 gene encoding cilia- and flagella-associated protein 73, with the protein MAVPWEKYFRLALQEKLSTKIQGQNVDHVPPPLLRLFEKRQELVDADQGLQAQKEVFQTMQASLKQRWKQLEQKEQELKGSFVRFEKFLQDAEARRSRALRRSAEERQLASRREEEALRLRAQLEELQRERARLQRRLWRLEPCARLLGQVLEQLPEFQEVPELVARFDGLADTQAALRLTERQRLAELEEARARLRRLRDAWQDELLRQGQRRAQLLEKLEAARERTLLWESKCIQIQNTAAEKTLLLRRTRMAALNLFQLVCQHQRRPPALDIEDTEGQLEQVKLFILDLSAMLAGLHQAKPSVPAS; encoded by the exons ATGGCAGTGCCCTGGGAGAAATATTTCCGACTGGCCTTGCAAGAGAAACTGTCTAC GAAGATCCAGGGGCAGAATGTGGACCACGTCCCACCGCCACTGCTGCGTCTCTTCGAGAAGAGGCAGGAACTGGTGGATGCGGACCAGGGTCTTCAGGCCCAGAAGGAG GTGTTCCAGACTATGCAGGCATCCCTGAAACAGCGGTGGAAACAATTGGAACAGAAAGAGCAGGAGTTAAAGGGGTCCTTTGTCCGCTTTGAAAAGTTTTTGCAG gatgccGAGGCCCGGCGCAGCCGCGCACTGCGGAGGTCGGCGGAGGAGCGGCAACTGGCGAGCCGCCGGGAGGAGGAGGCGCTGCGGCTTCGGGCTCAGCTGGAGGAGCTGCAGCGGGAGCGCGCGCGGCTGCAGCGCCGGCTTTGGCGCCTCGAGCCCTGCGCGCGCCTGCTGGGGCAAGTACTGGAGCAGCTGCCCGAG TTCCAAGAGGTCCCCGAGCTGGTGGCGCGCTTCGACGGCCTGGCCGACACGCAGGCGGCGCTGAGGCTCACGGAGCGCCAGCGGCTCGCGGAGCTGGAGGAGGCGCGCGCGCGGCTGCGGCGGCTGCGGGACGCCTGGCAGGACGAGCTGCTGCGGCAGGGCCAGCGGCGAGCGCAACTGCTGGAGAAACTGGAAGCGGCGCGGGAGCGCACGCTGCTCTGG GAATCCAAGTGTATTCAGATCCAGAACACCGCGGCTGAGAAGACCCTGCTCCTGAGACGCACCAGGATGGCAGCACTCAACCTGTTCCAGCTAGTGTGCCAGCACCAGCGGCGGCCACCTGCCCTGGACATCGAGGACACCGAGGGGCAGCTGGAGCAG GTGAAGCTCTTCATCCTGGACCTCTCTGCCATGCTGGCTGGCCTCCATCAGGCCAAGCCCTCCGTCCCCGCCTCCTGA